One Coleofasciculus chthonoplastes PCC 7420 genomic region harbors:
- the clpB gene encoding ATP-dependent chaperone ClpB produces MQPTDASKFTDKAWEAIVKSQDVARRCRNQQLEVEHVAIALLEQEGLATRILSRVTVDVPTFKQQLEAFANRQAKVNNVDQLYLGRGLDIMLDNAEASRVALEDDYIAVEHLLLGLAVDERIGRRLFKGFDLDSPKLEAAIKAIRGSQKVTDQSPESRYEALEKFGRDLTEQAKAGKLDPVIGRDEEIRRVVQVLSRRSKNNPVLIGEPGVGKTAIAEGLAQRIINGDVPESLKERQLISLDMGSLIAGAKYRGEFEDRLRAVLREVTQSDGHIVLFIDELHTVVGTGSGQGTMDAGNLLKPMLARGELRCIGATTLDEYRKHIEKDAALERRFQQVLVRQPTVDNTISILRGLKERYEVHHNVTITDSALVAAATLSNRYISDRFLPDKAIDLVDEAAAKLKMEITSKPVELEAIDRRLMQLKMEKLSLEAESQRQGVAAVSSAYQSSQERLARIEQEIEQLETNHQQLNGQWQSEKQLLEEINTLKKEEDQLRVKIEQAERAYDLNQAAQLKYGQLEVLQHDREAKETMMMELQAKGSALLREQVTEADIAEIVAKWTGIPVKRLLESERQKLLQLEGHLHKRVIGQGEAVEAVAAAIRRARAGMKDPGRPIGSFLFLGPTGVGKTELARALAQFLFDSEDALVRIDMSEYMEKHAVSRLIGAPPGYVGYEEGGQLTEAIRRRPYSVVLLDEVEKAHRDVFNILLQVLDDGRITDSQGRTVDFRNTIIVMTSNIGSDHILNVAGDDAQYEEMRKRVTDALRKQFRPEFVNRVDDIIIFHTLTRKELRQIVEIQLQRIERLLADQKISIELSSTAQDYVVNVGYDPVYGARPLKRAIQRELENPIATKLLENTFGAGDTILVHCVDNALTFEKKEAVNLPEPQSVH; encoded by the coding sequence ATGCAGCCCACCGACGCCAGCAAATTTACCGACAAAGCCTGGGAAGCGATCGTTAAATCCCAAGACGTTGCCCGCCGCTGTCGCAATCAACAGCTAGAAGTTGAACATGTGGCGATCGCACTCTTGGAACAAGAGGGGTTAGCCACCCGGATTCTCTCACGGGTGACGGTGGATGTGCCGACGTTTAAGCAGCAATTGGAAGCCTTCGCCAACCGCCAAGCTAAGGTGAATAATGTTGACCAACTCTACCTGGGGCGAGGCTTGGATATTATGCTGGATAATGCCGAGGCATCCAGAGTCGCCCTGGAAGATGATTATATTGCGGTTGAGCATTTACTCTTGGGATTAGCCGTTGATGAACGGATTGGACGCCGCTTGTTTAAAGGGTTTGACCTGGATAGTCCCAAACTCGAAGCCGCAATTAAAGCAATTCGGGGTTCGCAAAAAGTCACCGATCAAAGTCCCGAATCCCGCTATGAAGCGCTAGAGAAATTTGGGCGGGATTTGACCGAACAAGCCAAAGCCGGGAAACTTGATCCGGTAATTGGGCGGGATGAAGAGATTCGTCGGGTGGTGCAAGTCTTATCCCGACGTTCTAAAAATAACCCGGTACTCATTGGGGAACCCGGTGTCGGCAAAACCGCGATCGCAGAAGGATTGGCACAACGGATAATTAATGGAGATGTGCCAGAATCCCTCAAAGAACGCCAGTTGATTTCCCTGGATATGGGGAGTTTAATTGCGGGGGCGAAATATCGAGGGGAATTTGAAGACAGACTCCGCGCCGTCTTACGGGAAGTTACCCAGTCTGATGGGCATATTGTCCTATTTATTGATGAATTGCATACCGTTGTCGGTACCGGATCAGGTCAAGGGACAATGGATGCCGGGAATTTACTCAAACCCATGCTAGCGCGAGGCGAATTGCGCTGTATTGGTGCCACTACCTTAGATGAGTACCGCAAGCATATTGAAAAAGACGCCGCCTTAGAACGACGGTTTCAACAGGTACTGGTGCGACAGCCGACGGTGGACAATACGATTTCTATTTTACGGGGACTTAAGGAACGCTACGAAGTTCACCATAATGTGACGATTACTGACTCCGCCTTAGTCGCCGCCGCGACGCTATCGAATCGGTATATTAGCGATCGCTTTTTGCCAGATAAAGCCATTGATTTAGTTGATGAAGCCGCCGCTAAGCTGAAAATGGAGATTACCTCCAAACCCGTGGAACTCGAAGCCATTGATCGCAGGCTGATGCAGCTAAAGATGGAAAAGCTATCCCTAGAAGCCGAAAGCCAGCGTCAGGGTGTCGCCGCCGTTAGCAGTGCTTATCAGTCGTCTCAGGAACGGTTAGCCCGGATTGAACAAGAGATTGAACAACTCGAAACCAATCACCAACAGCTTAACGGACAATGGCAATCGGAAAAACAACTTTTAGAAGAAATTAATACCCTGAAAAAAGAAGAAGACCAACTCCGGGTTAAAATTGAGCAAGCAGAACGGGCTTATGACCTGAATCAAGCCGCCCAGCTTAAGTATGGACAATTAGAGGTACTCCAGCACGATCGCGAGGCAAAAGAGACGATGATGATGGAACTCCAAGCAAAGGGTTCCGCCTTACTCCGGGAACAAGTCACCGAAGCCGATATTGCCGAAATTGTCGCCAAGTGGACTGGGATTCCCGTAAAACGATTGCTGGAGTCGGAACGCCAGAAACTCTTACAGCTAGAAGGACATCTGCATAAACGAGTCATTGGACAAGGAGAAGCCGTGGAAGCCGTCGCCGCCGCCATTCGTCGTGCTAGGGCGGGGATGAAAGATCCCGGACGCCCCATCGGTTCATTCCTCTTCTTGGGACCCACAGGTGTGGGGAAAACGGAATTGGCGCGGGCTTTGGCACAGTTCCTTTTTGACAGCGAGGATGCTTTAGTCCGGATTGATATGTCAGAGTATATGGAGAAACACGCCGTTTCCCGGTTAATTGGCGCACCTCCCGGATATGTTGGCTATGAAGAAGGAGGACAACTCACCGAAGCCATTCGCCGTCGCCCCTACTCGGTAGTGTTACTGGATGAAGTGGAAAAAGCACACCGAGATGTATTTAACATTTTATTACAAGTCCTTGACGACGGACGCATTACCGACTCCCAAGGGCGAACCGTGGATTTCCGCAATACGATTATTGTCATGACCAGTAATATTGGCAGTGATCATATCCTGAATGTAGCGGGAGATGATGCCCAATATGAGGAGATGCGAAAACGGGTAACCGATGCCTTAAGAAAGCAATTTCGCCCCGAATTCGTCAACCGTGTCGATGATATCATCATCTTCCACACCTTAACGCGCAAGGAACTACGGCAAATTGTCGAGATTCAACTGCAACGGATTGAACGGTTGTTAGCGGATCAGAAAATCTCCATTGAACTGTCATCGACGGCGCAAGACTATGTGGTGAATGTCGGGTATGATCCCGTCTATGGGGCGCGTCCTCTGAAGCGGGCAATCCAACGGGAACTAGAAAACCCAATTGCCACGAAGTTATTAGAAAACACATTTGGGGCGGGAGATACAATCCTCGTTCATTGTGTGGATAACGCCCTCACCTTTGAGAAAAAGGAGGCAGTAAATTTGCCGGAACCGCAATCGGTACATTGA
- the hpsE gene encoding hormogonium polysaccharide biosynthesis glycosyltransferase HpsE encodes MSLTFTVAIPTYNGGSRIPEVLERLHRQTGTESIRWEVIVIDNNSTDNTAEIVKAYQENWSPDIPLRYCVEARQGAGFARQLAVKEAQAPLIGFLDDDNIPALNWVAAAVAFAQAYPQAGAYGSQIHPDFEVPPPDSLQPILPFLAIAERGDQPFRYEPHNKLLPPSAGLVIRKQAYLDSVPNQLILTGRIQGNMLTGEDLEMLSYMQLNGWEIWYNPAMEIDHKIPQKRLERDYLIPFMRGIGLSRFVTRMLSVKPWQRPLAFVAYTVNDLRKLIIHSLKYQGKRQSDLVAACQWQLVLSSLESPFYLYKNGYFNRPNQIITLKGK; translated from the coding sequence ATGTCCCTTACCTTCACCGTCGCGATTCCCACGTATAATGGTGGAAGCCGAATCCCCGAAGTATTAGAACGACTGCACCGCCAAACGGGTACAGAATCGATTCGCTGGGAAGTTATTGTTATTGATAATAACAGTACCGATAATACGGCTGAGATTGTTAAAGCGTATCAGGAAAACTGGTCTCCCGACATTCCCCTACGATACTGCGTTGAAGCAAGACAAGGGGCAGGATTTGCCCGACAATTAGCCGTTAAGGAAGCCCAAGCCCCCCTGATTGGCTTTTTAGACGATGATAACATTCCCGCCCTAAACTGGGTGGCTGCCGCCGTTGCCTTTGCTCAAGCCTATCCCCAAGCCGGTGCCTATGGCAGTCAAATCCATCCCGACTTTGAAGTGCCGCCTCCAGACAGCTTACAACCTATCTTACCCTTTTTGGCGATCGCCGAACGCGGTGACCAACCCTTTCGCTACGAACCCCACAACAAATTATTACCCCCTTCCGCCGGATTAGTCATCCGAAAACAAGCGTATCTAGATAGTGTTCCAAATCAACTGATTTTAACAGGCAGAATTCAGGGAAATATGCTCACCGGGGAAGACTTAGAAATGTTAAGTTATATGCAGCTCAACGGCTGGGAAATTTGGTATAACCCAGCTATGGAAATTGACCATAAAATCCCCCAGAAACGCTTAGAACGAGACTATTTAATCCCCTTTATGCGTGGCATTGGACTCAGCCGTTTTGTCACCCGCATGTTAAGCGTCAAACCTTGGCAACGCCCCTTAGCTTTTGTTGCCTATACCGTTAACGACTTGCGGAAACTCATTATTCACAGCCTTAAATATCAGGGAAAACGTCAATCGGATTTAGTCGCCGCTTGTCAATGGCAACTCGTTTTGAGTAGTTTAGAGAGTCCATTCTATTTATACAAAAATGGCTATTTTAATCGCCCGAACCAAATCATTACCCTGAAAGGCAAGTAG
- a CDS encoding DUF29 domain-containing protein, producing the protein MKTTNKSSPAYELDFYGWTQEQAKLLQEQKWSQLDIPNLVEEIEALGRQERQELENRLGILLGHLLKWEFQPDNRSRSWFATIREQRRRVERLLKKSPSLQPYLPEALENGYQDALDLAVRETSLSYKTFPSKCPYSLDQILNNHVFPGETFEPEEYS; encoded by the coding sequence ATGAAAACAACCAATAAATCGTCTCCAGCTTACGAACTCGACTTTTATGGATGGACACAGGAACAAGCAAAATTGCTCCAGGAACAAAAGTGGAGTCAGTTAGATATTCCCAACTTGGTTGAGGAGATAGAAGCATTGGGTAGGCAGGAACGCCAAGAGTTGGAAAATCGCTTGGGAATTTTATTAGGACATTTGCTGAAGTGGGAGTTTCAGCCTGATAACCGCTCAAGGAGTTGGTTTGCCACTATCCGGGAACAACGCCGTCGCGTCGAACGGCTGCTTAAAAAAAGTCCCAGTCTGCAACCTTACCTACCTGAAGCCCTAGAGAATGGATACCAAGATGCCTTAGATTTAGCCGTTCGCGAAACCTCTTTGAGTTACAAAACCTTTCCCTCAAAATGTCCTTATTCTCTGGATCAGATTCTCAATAACCACGTTTTTCCTGGAGAGACTTTTGAGCCAGAGGAATACAGTTAA
- a CDS encoding DNA methyltransferase: protein MEQWSKMRAKWHHSHGITNVWSEPAVRGKERLKNRQAKCLHGNQKPLRLIELIILATSDVGDVVWEPFGGMCSAAVVSLRKGRRCYSAEVNSDYYQLAKARLEQEYERINSFLFPEFL, encoded by the coding sequence GTGGAACAATGGTCAAAAATGCGAGCTAAATGGCATCATAGTCATGGAATTACGAATGTTTGGTCGGAACCAGCAGTTCGGGGTAAGGAACGCCTGAAAAATCGGCAGGCAAAATGTCTTCATGGAAATCAGAAGCCTTTACGTTTAATTGAACTGATTATTCTGGCGACTAGCGATGTTGGCGATGTGGTGTGGGAACCGTTTGGCGGGATGTGTTCAGCCGCCGTAGTGTCGTTACGCAAGGGGCGGCGGTGTTATAGTGCAGAAGTTAATTCGGATTACTATCAACTGGCGAAAGCACGGTTGGAACAAGAGTACGAGCGGATTAATTCGTTTCTGTTCCCGGAATTTCTGTGA
- the hpsE gene encoding hormogonium polysaccharide biosynthesis glycosyltransferase HpsE, producing MSIDFTVAIPTYNGASRLPKLFEKLRQQTGLDQISWEIIVIDNNSSDNTAQVVQEYQMNWLPGVPLTYILEPEQGAAYARLRAVKEAQGELIGFLDDDNLPNPDWIAQAYTFAQEHPQAGAFSGQIHGDFEVEPPENFQRIQAFLAIREHGSTPHQFEPQNLRLPPAASLVVRKKAWSETVPSRPTLTGKLPGVMIQGDDYEPLLYMYKAGWEIWYHPDLHTYHQIPRWRLERDYLLSISRGCGLATCQLRMINATPWQKPVIFIRTLLGNLRRLISYIIMYRWQVKRDLIKACELEFFWGGFLSPFYLWKKNISH from the coding sequence ATGTCTATAGACTTCACCGTAGCGATTCCTACATATAATGGTGCCAGCCGTTTGCCGAAGCTGTTTGAGAAACTGCGACAGCAAACAGGTTTAGACCAGATTTCCTGGGAAATAATTGTGATTGATAATAACAGTAGCGATAATACCGCTCAAGTGGTGCAGGAGTATCAAATGAACTGGCTACCTGGTGTTCCCTTAACCTACATCCTGGAACCGGAACAAGGTGCCGCTTATGCCAGATTACGGGCAGTAAAAGAAGCGCAGGGGGAACTGATTGGATTTTTAGATGATGATAACTTACCCAATCCAGACTGGATAGCCCAAGCGTATACCTTTGCCCAGGAACATCCCCAAGCCGGTGCATTTAGTGGGCAAATTCATGGCGACTTTGAAGTCGAACCGCCAGAAAACTTTCAACGTATCCAAGCCTTTTTAGCCATTCGAGAACATGGTTCCACACCCCATCAATTTGAACCGCAAAATTTGAGATTACCGCCAGCGGCTTCATTGGTGGTGCGGAAAAAAGCCTGGAGTGAGACTGTTCCCTCGCGTCCCACATTAACCGGAAAATTACCGGGAGTGATGATACAGGGGGATGATTATGAACCCTTACTGTACATGTATAAAGCTGGGTGGGAAATTTGGTATCATCCCGATTTGCATACCTATCATCAAATACCGCGATGGCGATTAGAACGAGATTATTTACTCTCTATTTCCCGGGGTTGTGGGTTAGCCACCTGTCAACTGCGAATGATTAATGCCACTCCTTGGCAAAAACCTGTGATTTTTATCCGAACACTACTGGGTAACTTGCGTCGCCTGATTAGCTACATTATTATGTATCGATGGCAGGTCAAACGGGATCTGATTAAGGCTTGTGAGCTAGAATTTTTTTGGGGGGGCTTTCTCAGTCCTTTCTATTTATGGAAAAAAAATATATCTCATTAA
- a CDS encoding helix-turn-helix domain-containing protein, whose amino-acid sequence MEKSICTREYALFLSHLRSARKAAGLTQEQIAQSLQQTQSFVSKCERGERRIDIV is encoded by the coding sequence ATGGAAAAGTCCATTTGTACAAGAGAATATGCCCTATTTCTGAGTCACCTCCGCTCAGCCAGAAAAGCCGCAGGGTTGACACAAGAACAAATTGCCCAATCCCTCCAGCAAACTCAGTCATTTGTAAGTAAATGTGAACGGGGTGAAAGACGTATAGATATTGTGTAA
- a CDS encoding dihydroorotase, whose product MTNELLQQVRILDPVSGTDQLADVLITDGIIKAVAPKIAEWSSDTVVRDCQGLILGTGLVDLYSHSGEPGYEERETWASLLAAATAGGFTRLAILPDTVPPLDNPSGLARVRQQEGSHPSHSSPHLYYWGAITQGVEGQQMTELAELAAAGVVGFADGRPLSNLALLRRVLEYLHPLPIPVALWACDPKLKGNGVMREGANSIRFGIPGNPAMSESAALSAILEVVSAIATPVHLMRISTRRGVELIQEAKARGVPVTASTSWMHLLLDTQDVSNYNPNLRLDPPLGNPDDRIALIEGIRDGVIDAIAIDHTPYTYEEKTVAFAEAPPGVIGLELALPLLWQYLVETGVCSALQLWQTISTNPASCLGQSPAKIANDQPAELVLFDPQQSWTVAQDTLKSLSRNTPWFGKKLRGRTVKTWSGLT is encoded by the coding sequence ATGACTAATGAACTACTGCAACAAGTCCGGATTTTAGATCCGGTGTCTGGAACCGACCAACTCGCTGATGTGCTAATTACAGATGGCATCATCAAGGCTGTTGCACCGAAAATTGCGGAGTGGTCAAGTGATACGGTGGTGCGGGATTGCCAAGGTCTAATTTTAGGGACTGGCTTAGTTGATCTTTACAGTCATTCGGGGGAGCCCGGATATGAGGAACGAGAAACCTGGGCATCACTTCTCGCCGCAGCGACGGCGGGCGGCTTTACCCGACTAGCAATTTTACCGGATACAGTACCACCGTTAGATAATCCCTCTGGACTTGCCCGTGTGCGCCAGCAGGAGGGTTCCCATCCCAGCCACTCTTCCCCTCACCTGTATTACTGGGGGGCGATAACCCAGGGCGTGGAAGGACAACAGATGACGGAATTAGCTGAGTTAGCCGCCGCAGGTGTCGTGGGTTTTGCCGATGGGCGTCCTTTATCGAATCTGGCACTATTGCGGCGAGTGTTAGAATACCTGCACCCCTTGCCAATCCCAGTGGCGTTATGGGCGTGTGACCCCAAGTTAAAGGGAAATGGGGTGATGCGGGAAGGGGCGAATTCTATCCGTTTTGGGATTCCTGGAAATCCTGCGATGTCAGAATCAGCCGCATTATCTGCCATCTTAGAAGTGGTGAGTGCGATCGCGACTCCGGTTCATTTGATGCGTATATCAACCCGTCGCGGTGTGGAATTGATTCAAGAGGCGAAAGCACGAGGCGTCCCAGTTACTGCCAGCACCTCTTGGATGCATTTGCTGCTGGATACTCAAGATGTAAGTAATTATAATCCCAATTTACGCCTCGATCCCCCATTAGGTAATCCCGATGACCGCATCGCCCTCATTGAAGGAATTCGGGATGGGGTGATTGATGCCATTGCTATTGACCATACCCCTTACACCTACGAAGAGAAAACCGTTGCCTTTGCCGAAGCGCCACCAGGAGTTATTGGTTTAGAGTTAGCGTTACCCTTACTTTGGCAATATTTAGTGGAAACGGGCGTATGTTCAGCATTGCAACTGTGGCAAACTATTAGCACAAATCCAGCGTCTTGTCTAGGTCAATCCCCTGCCAAGATTGCCAATGATCAACCCGCCGAACTGGTGTTATTTGACCCGCAGCAGAGTTGGACAGTGGCACAAGATACCCTGAAATCCCTCTCTAGGAATACACCCTGGTTTGGGAAAAAACTTAGGGGGCGCACGGTTAAAACGTGGTCAGGATTGACATAA
- a CDS encoding glycosyltransferase WbsX family protein codes for MTTNPLKSAKARLIAFYLPQFHPIPENDQAWGKGFTEWTNVAKAKPLFPGHDQPKIPADLGFYDLRLPEARQAQADLAREYGIEGFCYWHYWFGGKRVLERPFNQVLKSGEPNFPFCLAWANQTWTGIWHGCPDRVLIEQTYPGLADYTTHFYTLLEAFTDPRYITVEGKPLFLVYNPEELPDPKQFTDCWRDLAIKSGLKGLYLIGVARHEYWFPESNGFDASIVINPDYVFTQASARIFPGKRSLTKVKQKLSAFSSRRFYQKYKQFSDYPLLYSYEKAIKCAFKGSHPYFVTYPCIFPNWDNTPRTGIYGLVFLKSTPDLFRVHLQEAIETVSERESEKRLIFIRSWNEWAEGNYLEPDLKFGKAFLEVIRDEIYS; via the coding sequence ATGACAACCAACCCCTTAAAATCAGCAAAAGCTCGTCTAATTGCGTTTTATCTGCCGCAATTTCATCCGATTCCTGAAAATGATCAAGCCTGGGGAAAAGGGTTTACAGAATGGACAAATGTTGCCAAAGCTAAGCCGTTATTCCCCGGACACGACCAACCTAAAATTCCGGCTGATTTAGGATTTTATGACTTGCGTTTACCCGAAGCCCGACAAGCGCAAGCGGATCTGGCAAGAGAGTATGGAATTGAAGGGTTTTGTTATTGGCATTACTGGTTTGGGGGTAAGCGGGTTTTAGAACGACCGTTTAATCAGGTCTTAAAATCAGGTGAGCCAAATTTCCCGTTTTGTTTAGCTTGGGCAAATCAAACTTGGACGGGAATTTGGCACGGTTGTCCGGATCGGGTTTTAATTGAGCAAACCTATCCTGGTTTGGCAGATTATACGACTCATTTTTATACCCTCTTGGAGGCGTTTACTGACCCTCGTTATATCACAGTTGAGGGTAAACCTCTATTTTTGGTTTATAATCCGGAGGAGTTGCCAGATCCGAAACAATTTACGGACTGTTGGAGAGACTTAGCGATTAAATCTGGGTTAAAGGGACTCTATTTAATCGGTGTTGCCCGACATGAATACTGGTTTCCTGAATCGAATGGGTTTGATGCATCTATTGTTATCAATCCGGATTATGTTTTTACGCAGGCTTCAGCCCGAATTTTCCCAGGGAAGCGGAGTTTAACTAAAGTTAAGCAAAAGTTGAGTGCCTTTTCATCCCGGAGGTTCTACCAAAAATATAAACAGTTTTCGGATTATCCACTACTTTACTCTTATGAAAAAGCGATTAAGTGTGCGTTTAAGGGAAGTCATCCGTATTTTGTGACTTATCCCTGTATTTTTCCGAATTGGGATAATACGCCGAGAACAGGTATCTATGGATTAGTGTTTCTCAAATCAACGCCGGATTTATTTAGAGTTCATCTGCAAGAGGCGATTGAAACGGTATCGGAAAGGGAATCTGAAAAGCGGCTAATTTTTATCCGTTCGTGGAATGAATGGGCGGAAGGGAATTATTTGGAACCTGATCTGAAATTTGGCAAGGCGTTTTTAGAGGTTATTCGCGATGAAATTTATAGTTGA
- a CDS encoding NAD(P)H-hydrate dehydratase yields the protein MTKRREQIEQIVVTAEQMREIEGRIFEAGMPVAALMEKVAGLITRRIQTLYPYPQTRRVGVLVGPGHNGGDALVVARELRYQGYEVLIYRPINKLKELTSHHAHYAESLGIPFYEQIQPLLDCDLIIDGLFGFGQTRSLEGNLADTVKQLNQLSQPILSIDLPSGIHTDTGEVLGTAIRASRTFCLGLWKQAYLQDQGLDYLGEAELIDFGIPLADIWAVLGQSPGLMRVTSSMVRDCLPLKRSAATYKYKEGHLLLICGSTQYSGGAILTALGARASGVGMLSVAVPDSLKPLLVSHVPESLVIGCPETPSGAIAQLPDSVNLSKFSAIACGPGLTLDAKSLVQGLMGVECPLILDADGLNSLAELKTIPTLIRRQGATVLTPHIGEFKRLFPDSAELLPNRVSAVQKASVLSRSVILLKGARSAIANSQGSVWLVPESTPALARGGSGDVLTGLIGGLVAQPATAKFPLDAIVAAAVWWHAKAGILAAQERTELGVDAFTLSEYLIPVFQDSRG from the coding sequence CTGACAAAGCGACGCGAACAAATTGAACAAATCGTAGTCACCGCTGAGCAGATGCGCGAGATTGAAGGGCGTATCTTTGAGGCGGGAATGCCTGTCGCGGCGTTGATGGAAAAGGTGGCGGGGTTGATTACGAGGCGGATTCAAACCCTTTATCCCTACCCGCAAACGCGGCGCGTGGGCGTGTTAGTGGGTCCGGGACATAATGGTGGTGATGCTTTGGTGGTAGCGCGAGAGTTACGGTATCAGGGCTACGAGGTGCTGATTTATCGTCCGATTAATAAGCTTAAGGAACTAACATCCCACCATGCTCACTATGCTGAAAGTTTGGGGATTCCCTTTTATGAGCAGATTCAGCCGTTGCTGGATTGTGATTTAATTATTGATGGATTGTTTGGCTTTGGGCAAACGCGATCGCTCGAAGGAAATCTGGCGGATACGGTTAAGCAATTGAATCAACTATCTCAACCTATCCTCAGTATCGATTTACCCTCTGGAATTCACACGGATACCGGGGAAGTCTTGGGTACGGCAATTCGGGCAAGTCGCACATTCTGCTTGGGGTTATGGAAGCAGGCTTACCTGCAAGATCAAGGATTGGATTATCTGGGGGAGGCGGAATTAATTGATTTCGGTATCCCCTTGGCGGATATTTGGGCAGTTTTGGGTCAATCACCGGGACTCATGCGGGTGACTTCCTCAATGGTGCGGGATTGTCTGCCGTTAAAACGTTCAGCCGCTACCTATAAATATAAGGAAGGGCATCTGCTGCTGATTTGTGGCTCAACCCAATATTCTGGCGGTGCCATTTTAACCGCACTGGGGGCGCGGGCGTCTGGGGTGGGAATGCTGTCTGTGGCGGTTCCGGATTCGCTGAAACCGTTATTAGTTAGTCATGTGCCGGAATCGCTGGTGATTGGGTGTCCGGAAACCCCCAGTGGCGCGATCGCACAACTTCCTGATTCTGTAAACTTAAGTAAATTTAGTGCGATCGCCTGTGGTCCGGGTTTGACGCTGGATGCTAAGTCTTTGGTACAAGGATTAATGGGGGTGGAATGTCCCCTGATTTTAGACGCCGATGGCTTAAATAGTTTGGCGGAACTGAAAACGATTCCCACGTTAATCCGGCGTCAGGGGGCGACGGTTTTAACCCCACATATCGGTGAGTTCAAGCGGTTATTTCCTGATTCGGCGGAGTTACTTCCAAATCGCGTAAGCGCGGTACAGAAGGCGTCTGTGCTGAGTCGATCCGTGATTTTATTAAAAGGCGCCAGAAGTGCGATCGCGAATTCTCAGGGATCGGTTTGGTTGGTGCCAGAAAGTACACCTGCGTTAGCCCGTGGTGGGAGTGGCGATGTGCTTACGGGGCTGATTGGCGGTTTAGTCGCACAGCCTGCTACAGCTAAATTTCCCTTAGACGCCATCGTCGCGGCGGCGGTTTGGTGGCACGCCAAAGCTGGAATTTTAGCCGCACAGGAACGCACGGAGTTGGGCGTGGATGCTTTTACTTTGTCAGAGTATCTCATCCCCGTGTTTCAAGACAGTAGAGGGTAG
- a CDS encoding glycosyltransferase, with the protein MPVISVIIPVYNAETTIKETIQSVLNQTFTDLEIIMINDGSQDGTLDVISRISDPRIKIFSYPNSGGQVSRNRGIEKATGEYLAFLDADDLWTPDKLDAQFKALQQNSQAAVAYSWTNRINESSQFLRRGSYLTFNGDVYRQLLVINFLENGSNPLIRKYAITEVGGFDESLSGCQDWDMWLRLADHYPFVAVPSPQILYRESTNSVSSSNLFNLEVNCLRVIERNFSQAPEALQPLRKTSISNIYKYLIFKTFEEAYSCQKGWQSLVFLFKLIKNEPSFCQKKIIIKLLLKATVIILLPSHQSRRLISKFQRTFNTSTLLGYLETNPSL; encoded by the coding sequence ATGCCAGTAATTTCTGTAATTATTCCAGTTTATAATGCTGAAACAACCATTAAAGAGACCATTCAATCAGTGTTAAATCAAACATTCACTGACTTGGAAATTATCATGATCAATGATGGTTCACAAGATGGAACTTTAGATGTTATTTCCCGAATTAGTGATCCTCGAATTAAGATATTCTCTTACCCCAATTCAGGCGGTCAAGTTAGCCGCAATCGGGGAATTGAAAAAGCAACAGGTGAATATTTGGCATTTTTAGATGCAGATGATCTGTGGACACCAGATAAACTAGACGCTCAATTCAAAGCATTACAACAAAATTCTCAAGCTGCTGTAGCCTACAGTTGGACAAATAGAATCAATGAATCGAGTCAATTTTTGCGTAGAGGTAGTTATCTCACGTTTAACGGCGATGTTTATAGACAACTGTTAGTAATAAATTTTTTAGAAAACGGATCAAACCCCTTAATTCGTAAGTATGCCATTACTGAAGTCGGTGGATTTGATGAGTCACTATCAGGGTGTCAAGACTGGGATATGTGGCTGCGGTTAGCTGATCATTATCCTTTTGTCGCTGTACCTTCTCCACAAATTTTGTATCGAGAATCAACGAATTCAGTTTCTTCTTCTAACTTATTTAATCTTGAAGTGAATTGTTTACGGGTTATTGAGCGAAATTTTAGTCAAGCGCCGGAAGCGTTACAACCTTTAAGAAAAACTAGCATTTCTAATATTTATAAATATCTGATATTTAAGACTTTTGAAGAAGCATATAGCTGCCAAAAGGGATGGCAATCATTAGTTTTCCTGTTTAAATTAATTAAAAATGAACCATCGTTTTGCCAAAAGAAAATCATTATAAAATTGCTCTTGAAAGCCACTGTAATAATTTTACTGCCTTCCCACCAGTCTAGGAGATTAATAAGCAAATTTCAACGAACGTTTAATACTAGCACATTACTCGGTTATCTCGAAACTAACCCTTCCTTATAG